ATGGGCTGTTCCCCCTGGGAGAAATGCCCGATGAGCAGGTTGACGATCCGGAGGGACAGGAGTTTTCTGAAAGCCGGGCTGGCCAGGTTGGCATCGGGTTCGAACTCGTAGGTGTCCACGTTCTGCGTGGCAAAGGAAAGTTCCGCCCCGGACAGGACGATCATCCAGCTGGCCTGGAGCCAGAAGAGGAACAGGGGCAAGGCGGCGAAGCTCCCGTAGATGGCGTTGTACCTGGCCACCCCGACCTGGAAGCTCACGTACAGGAGCTGGAACAGCTGGAAGGCCGAACCCGCAGCGACACCCGCGATGAGGGCGGCGCGGACCCGGACGTGGGTATTGGGCATTAAGATGTAAAGGAGAGTGAACATGAGGCAGATCACCGCCAGGGGCAGCAGGCGGATGAGTGTGTGGACAAGAGGGCTGATGTACCCGAGCACGCTGATCTTCGCCATGATAGTCTGGATCTGGCCTGCTACGATGACCGTAGCGGCGCTGGAAGCGATGAAGAGGACCGGAAGGATGAACATGAGCGACAGGTAATCGCTGACTTTCCTCACCCAGGTCCTTGGCTCCTTTATTCCCCATATCTCGTTGAAACTCTGTTCGATGTTGGAAAGAACCTTGATAACCGTCCACACCAGGAACGCGAAACCGATACCGGCCACAAGGCCGCCTTTCGTATTTTCCAGGAGGGTGTTGGCAAAGGTGACGATCTGCGACGCCACCTCCGCGTGGGCGCTCAAGACCTTGCCCACCTCCCTTTCCAGGGTCCTCTGGAAACCGAACCCCTTGGCCACGCCGAAGGCCATGGCCATGACCGGGACCACCGACAACAGGGAGTAAAATGTCAGTGCACTGGCTCTCAGCTGGCATCGGTTTTCCACGAACCCGCGAAAGGTCAGCAGGAGGATCCTGAGGATCCTGATACCGAACCAGGAAAGGGAGGAAACATTTTTCCGGCGCACCCTCCAGATCCCGGTCTTGAGGAAGTTCAGGACCCACCGGAAGCCGATCATTTCTTTCCCCTGACCACCGCTGCTCTTTTTTCGCTCATTTTCAGTCATTTAACTATCCTGTATCAAACGGGTGTGGACGTGCTCCTGGCTCCTGAATTCCAATTCATCCCCACTTCGTTCTCAATCTCGTCAGTTCCTTCCCATCGGATTCCCTGACAAGCTGATGGAGAAAAAGGCCCTCACCCCCGGACCCGACCTTCGATATCACCTTATCTCCGAAACGGGCCTCGCCGCGGTATCCCACCTCGATCCCGGTGACCAGCTTTTTATCCATGACCTCGGCAGGGACCGAATCCAGGGCCCACTGGATGTAATGGACGTGGTTGACGTGCCGGTTCAGGTCGGTGTCGGACAGGCGGACGCAAAAGGTGGACTCGGCATCCACACTTTCCATTTCGGGCAGGGGAGCAAAATCGTCTTCCAGGGAACGGACCGGATGCGGCGGAAAGCCGTCCAGGAGACCGTTGTCCCCGGACGGCCCTTTTCTTTTCATGTCGATGATGAGCCAGGAACTCGTCGCCCGGACTAAAGTGATCCCCTCACTATCGACGATCTCCCAGTCCCTGAGGTAGTAAGGCTTGACGGCTCCCGGGTACCACGTTCGCACCGTCACCCTCTCACCCACAGCCGGATCCCTTTCGACCTCCACGTGGTAACGGGTCAAGACCCAGGTCAGCCCCAGGGGCACGAAGTGGTATAGGGAGATCCCCCTCCGGTAGCTGTGCTCGAAGGCGGCATCCTGCAGGTAGTTCAGCAGCGCCTCGGGTTTCAGGGTTTTCCCGTACCCTGCCTCGTAGGGGCGGACCGTGTAGTTGATCTCATGGATCTCCGGCAAGGGCAGACTCCTTTGTATAAATAATTTTATGGCAACCGCTTACCCTGTATATTTAACTATTTATCTCTCTAACGAAAGAGACGTTCATCAATTCACAGAAAATCACCAAGGGAACATGGTGCTTGCCGTCAGTTTGAGATCATGAACAGTGATGGACTCGCAAAAAGTCCATCAACGCACCCCGCGCGGGGTGCCCGGATCGATGACCGGCAAATATGTCAGCGATCCGTGAGGAAAGGGAAAACGACGCTTTTCCCTTTCCGTGGAGCGAAAAGTCCCGGATTGGACTTTTTGCGACCCTATCAACTGTACCACCTGGAAAAGCGCATAGGCACCCAGGCCGGCTGCCGCGATCCCGTAGAACCGAAAAGCCATGACGTGGTAGGGATCCGAAGAGAGGTCTTCGCGCAGGTAGGAACTGGCGCAGCGGCAAACCGCCCTCATGCCCCACCGGGGAAACAGGGCGAACACGAGACCCGGGATCAGGACGATGGAGCAGATGACGAGGGAGATCGTGATGTCCACCTTTCGATAATACCGGCAACAGCTTTCCCGAGGCAAGGGGCGAGGGGGCGAGGGCAGGCTAATGTATGGGGGTGTGGGGGTGTGGGAGGGAAGGCAAGGGGCGGGGCCTGTTCCTTCGGAACGTATCGGAGTATCGGAGATACTTCCGCATTGTCATTCCGGAAATCACGCCTGTTTGTCGCGGCGTAGTCATACCTTTGGTGTGACGAAGACGGGCAGGGTGATTATCCGGGATACAAACGGTATGTCATTGCGAGTCACGCCGACTTGTCGCGGCGTAGTCACGCCTTTTGCGTGACGAAGACGGATGGCGCGTGACGAAGCAATCCCGGGATCGCTTAACTCGGATAAGGGTGTGCTTCCTCACCCCCACCTCGGTCCTCCTACCAGCAAACCAATTCCTTCTTCTTCCCCTCCCCCATGGCCCGACGAAGATATTATGAGGACAGATTTCGGGCAGCGGATTTCGGGTTTCCTTCCCGGGAAAATTCCCGTATCCTCCCAGTTCGTGACCAGTCGGTCACCAACTGGGAGGAGTTCATGAAACCGGAAGTCAGCCATCCCCGATACGAAAAACTCGAACCGGGCACCAGGCAGCGCATCTTTGACGCGGCACTAAAGGAGTTCGGCCGGTTCGGCTACCGGTCGGCCAGCATGAACCGTCTTGTGGAAGGAGCCGGGATCAGCAAGGGCGCCCTGTTCAAGTATTTCGGCACCAAATCAGGCCTCTTCGGTTACGTCTACAGCTCCACCCTCAGTGAGGTGAAGAACGTTCTCCGGGAAGTCAGGGACAAAACCTTCGGCGAACCGTTTTTTACGCGGCTCGAACGGATCATCACCGCCGGGCTCGAATTCACCGCCCGGCGCCCCCTCTCGGCAGCCGTGTACTACCGGGTGATCTACACCGGGGACGCTCCCCACGGGAACCATATCCTGGGCGAGATCCAGGACACCTCGAAACGTTTCCTTCGCTCCCTCGTGGAAGACGGGATGGCAAAGGGCGAACTGCGGGAGGACCTGGACCCGGAACGGGCTGCCTTTATCCTCCAGAGCGTTCTGGACC
The sequence above is a segment of the bacterium genome. Coding sequences within it:
- a CDS encoding YhjD/YihY/BrkB family envelope integrity protein; its protein translation is MTENERKKSSGGQGKEMIGFRWVLNFLKTGIWRVRRKNVSSLSWFGIRILRILLLTFRGFVENRCQLRASALTFYSLLSVVPVMAMAFGVAKGFGFQRTLEREVGKVLSAHAEVASQIVTFANTLLENTKGGLVAGIGFAFLVWTVIKVLSNIEQSFNEIWGIKEPRTWVRKVSDYLSLMFILPVLFIASSAATVIVAGQIQTIMAKISVLGYISPLVHTLIRLLPLAVICLMFTLLYILMPNTHVRVRAALIAGVAAGSAFQLFQLLYVSFQVGVARYNAIYGSFAALPLFLFWLQASWMIVLSGAELSFATQNVDTYEFEPDANLASPAFRKLLSLRIVNLLIGHFSQGEQPMDEDAIAHNLSIPIRLLRNILFELVEAGLISPVRMASEKVHAFQPAFDPDQMSVASVLDSLELHGVDTIPVLKSAEIEQLRQSMETMREENRRSPANVLLKDIGVKQD
- a CDS encoding thioesterase: MPEIHEINYTVRPYEAGYGKTLKPEALLNYLQDAAFEHSYRRGISLYHFVPLGLTWVLTRYHVEVERDPAVGERVTVRTWYPGAVKPYYLRDWEIVDSEGITLVRATSSWLIIDMKRKGPSGDNGLLDGFPPHPVRSLEDDFAPLPEMESVDAESTFCVRLSDTDLNRHVNHVHYIQWALDSVPAEVMDKKLVTGIEVGYRGEARFGDKVISKVGSGGEGLFLHQLVRESDGKELTRLRTKWG
- a CDS encoding TetR/AcrR family transcriptional regulator, with the protein product MKPEVSHPRYEKLEPGTRQRIFDAALKEFGRFGYRSASMNRLVEGAGISKGALFKYFGTKSGLFGYVYSSTLSEVKNVLREVRDKTFGEPFFTRLERIITAGLEFTARRPLSAAVYYRVIYTGDAPHGNHILGEIQDTSKRFLRSLVEDGMAKGELREDLDPERAAFILQSVLDRFLQAHYLEFMAPALDSGAGEGNSGTGRKNDQWVQEIIHIFRNGMRVEK